The Nitrospira sp. genome has a window encoding:
- a CDS encoding 6-phosphofructokinase — translation MTEQRTTVGILVGGGPAPGINSVIGAATIRSILGGSDVLGLIDGFRWLMEGTTGQVRPLSIEEISRIHFQGGSYLGTSRANPTKSGELLDNVLFSLSRLGVTRLMTIGGDDTAFSAMKLEERSRGRLQVVHVPKTIDNDLDLPHGIPTFGFQTARHVGVEIVKNLMVDARTTSRWYLVVTMGRKAGHLALGIGKAAGATLTIIPEEFRDRPVRLQRVVDLLIGAILKRREHGRTDGVAVLAEGLIEILDPHDLGGLEHVERDEHGHIRMTDVDVGDVLRRELSKQLHALGLSTTLVAKNVGYELRCADPIPYDIEYTRDLGYCAAQYLLDGGTSAMVSIQNGRFTPILFKAMVDSSTGRTRVRMVEIDSQSYQIARQYMIRLTEDDLSNPDLVGRYAALSGLSAEAFKERFSGAH, via the coding sequence ATGACGGAACAGCGAACAACAGTCGGTATTCTCGTCGGTGGAGGGCCGGCACCTGGGATCAATAGCGTGATTGGTGCGGCCACGATCCGCAGTATTCTCGGAGGCTCAGATGTGCTCGGTCTCATCGATGGGTTCAGGTGGCTCATGGAGGGGACCACGGGACAAGTGCGTCCGCTCTCGATCGAGGAGATCAGCCGGATCCATTTTCAAGGCGGATCGTATTTGGGCACATCGCGAGCCAACCCGACGAAAAGTGGAGAGTTGCTCGACAACGTGCTGTTTTCGCTGTCGAGGCTTGGGGTCACTCGTTTGATGACGATCGGTGGGGATGATACAGCATTTTCGGCCATGAAATTGGAGGAGCGATCGAGAGGGCGTCTACAAGTCGTGCATGTTCCGAAGACGATCGACAACGATCTGGATCTTCCTCACGGGATTCCCACGTTTGGGTTTCAAACCGCCCGTCACGTTGGAGTCGAGATCGTGAAGAATCTCATGGTGGATGCCCGTACGACCAGCCGCTGGTACTTGGTCGTGACCATGGGGCGCAAGGCCGGACACCTGGCATTGGGGATCGGGAAGGCGGCCGGTGCCACGCTGACGATTATTCCAGAGGAGTTTCGAGATCGTCCGGTGAGGCTCCAACGGGTGGTGGATCTCTTGATAGGGGCGATCCTCAAGCGACGGGAACATGGTCGAACCGACGGCGTGGCCGTGCTGGCAGAAGGGTTGATCGAAATTCTTGATCCACATGATCTGGGCGGCTTGGAGCATGTTGAGCGCGACGAGCACGGTCATATACGTATGACGGACGTGGACGTGGGCGACGTCTTGCGGCGTGAGCTCTCCAAGCAACTTCACGCGCTGGGCTTGTCTACGACCCTTGTGGCGAAGAACGTCGGATATGAACTTCGTTGTGCCGATCCGATTCCCTACGATATCGAGTATACGCGTGACCTTGGCTATTGCGCCGCGCAGTATCTGCTGGACGGCGGGACGTCGGCTATGGTCTCGATTCAGAACGGGCGGTTCACTCCGATACTCTTCAAGGCCATGGTGGATTCCTCAACAGGACGGACCAGGGTTCGAATGGTGGAGATTGATTCACAGTCCTACCAGATTGCTCGGCAGTACATGATTCGGCTTACGGAAGATGATCTGAGCAATCCTGACCTGGTAGGTCGATATGCTGCATTGAGTGGTCTTTCCGCAGAGGCGTTCAAAGAACGGTTCAGTGGCGCGCACTGA
- a CDS encoding nicotinate phosphoribosyltransferase — protein MNPSTSALLADLYELTMAQAYLEQGMTGSAVFEFFVRKLPANRNFLVAAGLEQVLSYLADLHVTQEELLWLDRSGRFSSGFLHQLETLRFTGDVDAMAEGTVFFPHEPILRVTAPLPQAQLVESRVMNLLNFQTMVASKAARSVLVAGGKPLIDFGLRRAHGAEAGLLAARASYLSGFAGTATVLAGKVFGIPLYGTMAHSFVQAHGDELLAFEHFAQAHPANVVLLIDTYDTEAAAQKIVSLAPKLNTRGISVKGVRLDSGDLADHARKVRRILDEGGLSHTQILASGNLDEYRLRDLVNNAVPIDSFAVGTAMTTSSDAPSLDCAYKLQEYVGRPTRKRSEGKATWPGRKHVYRYLTPDTRLSHDIVTTDRDRRPGEPLLRPIIKEGRRLELAPNLGETRRYAAAQLRQLPESLQALEIGPPYDVQISQDLQSLAQAVDRSL, from the coding sequence ATGAATCCCTCGACCAGTGCCCTGCTGGCAGATCTGTATGAGCTCACGATGGCCCAGGCATATCTAGAACAGGGGATGACGGGGTCGGCCGTGTTCGAGTTCTTTGTCCGTAAACTGCCCGCCAACCGGAACTTTCTGGTCGCAGCCGGTCTCGAACAAGTACTGAGCTATCTCGCGGACCTCCATGTGACACAGGAGGAACTCCTCTGGCTTGATCGATCCGGACGGTTCAGCTCGGGCTTCCTTCATCAGCTGGAAACACTACGATTTACCGGCGATGTGGACGCGATGGCCGAAGGAACCGTCTTCTTCCCCCACGAACCGATTCTTAGGGTTACCGCGCCACTTCCACAAGCTCAGCTCGTGGAAAGCCGCGTCATGAACCTCTTGAACTTCCAGACCATGGTGGCCTCCAAAGCGGCACGCTCGGTACTCGTCGCCGGAGGAAAGCCGCTCATCGATTTTGGATTGCGCCGCGCGCACGGCGCCGAAGCAGGGCTTCTTGCCGCTCGAGCCAGCTACCTCTCTGGTTTTGCCGGAACGGCCACCGTCCTGGCGGGTAAGGTCTTTGGGATTCCTCTCTACGGCACCATGGCCCATTCATTCGTGCAGGCTCACGGAGATGAGCTCCTCGCCTTCGAGCATTTTGCCCAGGCTCACCCGGCCAATGTCGTTCTACTGATCGACACGTACGATACCGAAGCCGCCGCACAAAAGATCGTCTCGTTGGCTCCGAAGCTCAACACGAGGGGAATTTCCGTGAAAGGCGTTCGTCTCGACAGCGGCGATCTGGCCGATCATGCCCGAAAAGTCCGCCGCATCTTGGACGAAGGCGGATTGTCCCACACGCAGATCCTCGCCAGCGGGAATCTTGATGAATACCGCCTGAGAGACCTGGTGAACAATGCGGTGCCGATCGACAGCTTCGCCGTGGGCACGGCCATGACGACCTCATCGGATGCTCCCTCACTGGATTGTGCCTATAAACTACAAGAATATGTGGGACGACCCACGCGGAAGCGATCGGAGGGCAAAGCCACCTGGCCAGGCCGTAAACATGTCTATCGATACCTGACGCCTGACACGCGTTTGAGCCACGACATCGTCACGACAGACCGTGATCGCCGACCAGGAGAACCGCTGCTGCGACCTATCATTAAAGAAGGGCGCCGCCTTGAATTGGCGCCCAACTTAGGTGAGACGCGACGGTATGCCGCAGCGCAGTTAAGACAACTCCCCGAATCGCTCCAAGCTCTTGAGATCGGGCCGCCCTATGACGTCCAGATTTCTCAAGATTTGCAGAGCCTGGCCCAGGCAGTCGACCGCAGCCTCTAA
- a CDS encoding universal stress protein — protein MKILATTDGSKYGRWAIEWLAGMPLVVQPVVRVLHVVDVASVRAPFMVQPIMAGTERYVQSEVNRLEKAAKAAKEESIALLAKLGLNGGVSVERGAVAGTIMKYAERGASLLSIGSRGLDALDRFMLGSVSNHAIHHAPCSVLVVKERPRPVRRIVLAIDGSDASDKALRFLMRQMSPTPDGLDREPILVIVVHAMPYLKYPEVKEAGKQLMQRYGEKLVKSGFQIKEALKLGKPAEEILNVAKREKADLIVTGANGLGAIGRILLGSVSTRVVQHAHCGVLVVR, from the coding sequence ATGAAGATTCTGGCGACGACGGATGGTTCCAAATACGGCAGATGGGCGATTGAATGGTTGGCAGGCATGCCATTGGTTGTGCAGCCGGTTGTTCGTGTTCTGCATGTGGTCGATGTGGCAAGTGTTCGGGCTCCATTTATGGTGCAACCGATCATGGCCGGTACGGAGCGCTATGTCCAGTCCGAAGTCAACCGGCTGGAGAAGGCAGCCAAGGCGGCGAAAGAAGAGTCAATCGCCTTGCTGGCCAAATTAGGTTTGAATGGAGGGGTCTCGGTGGAGCGAGGTGCTGTGGCCGGCACCATCATGAAATATGCGGAGCGCGGAGCGAGTCTGCTCTCGATCGGCTCTCGGGGGTTGGATGCCTTGGATCGCTTTATGCTGGGCAGTGTCTCGAATCATGCCATCCACCATGCGCCTTGTTCGGTCTTGGTGGTGAAGGAACGGCCTCGGCCTGTCCGACGCATCGTCCTTGCAATCGACGGATCTGATGCGTCAGATAAGGCACTCAGGTTTCTGATGCGCCAGATGAGTCCGACACCCGATGGTCTAGATCGAGAGCCCATACTGGTCATCGTCGTGCACGCGATGCCTTATCTGAAGTATCCAGAGGTAAAGGAAGCCGGAAAACAGTTAATGCAACGATACGGAGAGAAGCTGGTGAAATCAGGGTTCCAGATCAAGGAGGCTCTGAAGCTGGGAAAACCAGCTGAAGAAATTCTGAACGTGGCGAAACGGGAGAAGGCTGACCTGATCGTGACCGGAGCCAATGGACTAGGTGCAATCGGCCGCATCCTGCTCGGCAGTGTGTCCACCCGTGTCGTTCAACATGCCCATTGTGGGGTCCTTGTGGTCCGCTGA
- a CDS encoding cupredoxin domain-containing protein, producing the protein MPGTVLCIVCLMWSSGGILGAQSEQVVDVTIKDYRFVTKQSTLRLGFPTVIKVRNGDSDRHDFSSTMFEGIPTQIEKDGVVVYGRGVGGVFLGPKQEATIRFDMTRPGRHVFRCSIHPTMNGELLLLSAEAV; encoded by the coding sequence ATGCCAGGAACGGTTCTTTGCATAGTGTGCCTGATGTGGAGCTCTGGTGGGATCCTTGGCGCGCAATCTGAACAGGTAGTAGACGTAACGATTAAGGATTATCGGTTTGTGACGAAGCAGAGTACGTTGCGACTGGGGTTCCCCACAGTCATTAAGGTACGGAATGGAGATTCGGATCGACATGATTTCAGTTCGACGATGTTTGAGGGTATTCCGACTCAAATCGAGAAGGACGGAGTCGTCGTGTACGGTCGTGGAGTGGGGGGAGTCTTTCTCGGCCCAAAACAAGAGGCCACGATTCGATTTGACATGACGCGACCGGGTCGGCACGTCTTTCGATGCTCCATCCACCCGACGATGAACGGCGAGTTGCTGCTTCTTAGTGCGGAGGCGGTGTGA
- a CDS encoding SLBB domain-containing protein, whose amino-acid sequence MNGGDVPANDRRTCLQYDLNGKTPVTHTVISKVGLVCIAMVIVGTVTAMSAEPQQTYRLGPHDVIRIQVFGEDDLSVERTVDGDGTITFPLLGTLPVEGHTVQEFQDELTTRLRAGYLRHPKVTVFIAKHRNFTVSGEVRKPGGFEYREGVTFREAVALAEGFTERANRNEVMVTRLTGDRAQTITVPIDTPVLPNDLIIVLQAPRLYLNGEVGRPGDYMYEQGLTIHKVITMAGGFTPKAAKNRTKVLRMINGREESISVKLDDPVYPNDIIVVPQRFF is encoded by the coding sequence GTGAACGGCGGTGATGTTCCAGCAAACGACAGAAGGACCTGTCTACAATATGATCTCAATGGTAAAACGCCTGTGACGCACACCGTTATCAGCAAGGTCGGTCTTGTATGTATCGCGATGGTGATTGTGGGAACTGTCACGGCTATGAGTGCCGAACCTCAACAGACGTATCGCTTGGGTCCGCATGACGTCATCCGCATACAGGTGTTTGGCGAAGACGATCTCTCTGTGGAACGCACGGTGGACGGTGATGGCACGATTACCTTTCCTCTGCTCGGTACCTTGCCTGTTGAGGGTCACACGGTCCAGGAGTTTCAGGACGAGTTGACGACTCGTCTTCGGGCGGGGTACTTACGGCACCCGAAGGTGACCGTATTTATTGCGAAACACCGTAACTTTACGGTCAGTGGAGAGGTCAGGAAGCCAGGTGGATTTGAATACAGAGAGGGCGTGACTTTTCGTGAAGCGGTCGCGCTTGCGGAAGGCTTTACTGAACGAGCCAATCGGAATGAGGTGATGGTGACCCGTTTAACGGGGGATCGTGCGCAAACCATTACGGTGCCGATCGATACGCCGGTTCTTCCCAATGACCTGATTATCGTGCTGCAGGCTCCGCGGCTCTATTTGAATGGAGAAGTGGGGCGTCCCGGTGACTACATGTATGAGCAGGGCTTAACCATACACAAGGTGATTACGATGGCGGGTGGCTTTACACCAAAAGCCGCGAAGAACCGGACCAAGGTACTACGCATGATCAATGGACGAGAAGAATCAATTTCAGTGAAGCTCGATGACCCGGTCTATCCGAACGATATCATCGTGGTCCCACAGCGGTTCTTTTGA
- a CDS encoding zinc ribbon domain-containing protein, with amino-acid sequence MPMYDYKCLDCGKESLIVVTLKEHEAGVVSCPACGSTKLQQLFSPFIAHTTKKS; translated from the coding sequence ATGCCGATGTACGACTATAAATGCTTAGATTGTGGGAAAGAGTCGCTTATCGTAGTAACCTTAAAGGAGCATGAAGCGGGAGTGGTTTCATGTCCGGCATGCGGCAGCACGAAACTGCAGCAACTCTTCAGCCCATTCATCGCTCACACCACGAAGAAGAGCTAA
- a CDS encoding universal stress protein, with protein MKLLLAVDGSDNSYEAVRSLRYLARAETLHILHVLDVPQPAYPLMVPEVAQEMYQTVERNMRDDGARLLDRIVSLLPLDTGPVTKHLVVGPPADQIVALAEQNNVGLILLGSRGLGPIKERLVGSVSHRVLTFGTGAKLILPGPLKTLRHMLLPLQGTDDAEQALALLQQKPFRDPPAITLFTVLPHTRPPWPIDAVSAEHMETHSLNRGKDFLEEIAAKLRQCGYQTCVSAKLGTPVDAILEEAGALNTDLILIGSRGRRGVTRMVLGSVSHALLHQGAYPLMVFG; from the coding sequence ATGAAACTTTTGCTCGCCGTTGACGGTTCCGACAACTCGTACGAGGCTGTGCGATCCCTCAGGTATCTGGCTCGAGCTGAAACACTGCACATCCTGCACGTGCTCGACGTCCCTCAGCCAGCGTACCCCTTAATGGTGCCGGAGGTCGCTCAGGAGATGTACCAAACCGTCGAGCGGAACATGCGTGACGACGGGGCCCGTCTCCTGGATCGCATTGTGTCGTTGCTCCCATTGGATACAGGGCCTGTGACCAAGCACCTGGTTGTCGGGCCTCCGGCGGATCAGATCGTGGCCTTGGCCGAACAAAACAACGTGGGACTGATTCTCCTCGGCAGCAGAGGGCTTGGACCGATCAAGGAACGGCTCGTTGGAAGTGTCTCGCATAGAGTGTTGACGTTCGGAACCGGGGCCAAGCTGATTCTTCCCGGCCCCTTGAAAACGCTTCGTCATATGCTGCTCCCCCTGCAAGGGACCGATGACGCAGAGCAGGCACTCGCCTTGCTTCAACAGAAACCCTTTCGTGACCCACCGGCCATCACGCTGTTCACCGTCCTCCCCCACACCAGACCACCCTGGCCGATTGATGCCGTCTCGGCTGAGCACATGGAAACCCATTCTCTCAACAGAGGGAAGGACTTTCTCGAGGAAATTGCCGCCAAGCTCAGACAATGCGGCTACCAAACCTGCGTGTCGGCTAAGTTGGGCACTCCGGTTGATGCAATTCTTGAAGAAGCCGGAGCATTGAATACAGACCTGATTCTCATAGGGTCTCGCGGACGTCGAGGCGTCACCCGTATGGTGCTTGGCAGCGTGTCACATGCCCTGTTGCACCAGGGGGCCTATCCGCTCATGGTTTTCGGCTAA
- a CDS encoding universal stress protein, producing MTSTESAPRLLLATDGSRGSAVAADYAFALARSWGASLSLMNVLECPPGLDPENPVNQLYLTELMKQATTELVALKARAVDRGIIAHTRIATGIPSEEVLSVATAEDPDLVIVGTRGKTGLARVLLGSTAERIIRGAPCPVLAACAQPYGEAQAVENRRDPTHLKRILVPVDFSDCSIDALEYAALVAQRSKVSLSLLHVLEPISYGLDFTFPHRATRESIKADHTKRLSDLASALVFAGVSSEFQVSGGLPTDSILDAARRQPADLIVMGTHGRSGLSHALFGSIAESVLRKSSCPVLMVRSPKFRPGHRRVVSDGSGSANV from the coding sequence GTGACGTCGACTGAAAGTGCACCGAGACTGCTTTTGGCGACCGACGGATCGCGGGGCTCGGCGGTAGCGGCGGATTATGCCTTCGCGCTGGCTCGATCATGGGGGGCCTCGCTGAGCCTGATGAACGTGTTGGAATGTCCACCTGGGCTTGATCCAGAGAACCCCGTGAATCAGCTCTATTTGACCGAATTGATGAAACAGGCGACGACCGAGCTGGTGGCGCTGAAAGCACGGGCGGTCGATCGCGGGATTATCGCCCACACGAGGATTGCCACAGGTATCCCAAGCGAGGAAGTCCTTTCGGTCGCAACTGCCGAAGATCCTGATCTGGTCATCGTGGGTACGAGAGGGAAGACCGGCCTGGCACGTGTGCTGCTGGGGAGTACGGCCGAACGGATTATCCGGGGAGCGCCCTGCCCGGTTCTGGCTGCGTGCGCTCAACCCTATGGAGAAGCACAGGCCGTGGAAAACCGACGCGATCCTACGCACCTTAAACGGATCTTGGTGCCGGTTGATTTCTCCGACTGCTCGATTGATGCCTTAGAATATGCAGCGCTGGTCGCGCAGCGGTCGAAGGTCTCTCTCTCCCTTCTTCATGTGTTGGAACCTATTTCGTACGGATTGGACTTCACGTTCCCCCATAGGGCAACACGAGAATCGATCAAGGCAGATCATACGAAACGATTATCGGATCTTGCGTCGGCGCTTGTCTTCGCCGGCGTTTCGTCCGAATTCCAGGTGTCGGGTGGGCTGCCGACCGACTCCATCCTCGATGCGGCTCGGAGGCAACCGGCCGACTTGATCGTGATGGGAACTCATGGGCGAAGCGGGTTGTCCCATGCGCTGTTCGGCAGTATCGCGGAGTCAGTCCTTCGAAAGTCTTCGTGCCCAGTGTTGATGGTCCGGAGCCCAAAGTTCCGCCCTGGCCATCGACGCGTCGTTTCAGATGGATCAGGATCAGCCAACGTGTAA
- a CDS encoding cytochrome c: protein MTTPQTCLRRCLAAGLSVLGLMSSSIPPSASAQAYPPDRARGKAVYERHCRTCHGPTGQGDGPGAATLKIPPANFQKFQSFLKSDEELLRTIEHGIVFSPMHAWRGQLTDGEMQDVVVYIRMLSEHAR, encoded by the coding sequence ATGACGACTCCACAGACATGCCTACGACGATGTCTTGCAGCAGGACTCTCCGTCCTCGGTCTGATGAGCAGTTCGATACCCCCCTCTGCTTCCGCTCAAGCCTATCCGCCCGACAGGGCGCGTGGCAAAGCCGTGTATGAACGTCACTGTCGGACCTGTCATGGGCCCACTGGCCAAGGAGATGGACCTGGAGCAGCGACCTTGAAAATACCCCCGGCGAATTTTCAAAAGTTTCAATCGTTCCTCAAATCCGACGAAGAGTTACTGCGGACGATCGAGCATGGCATCGTCTTCAGCCCAATGCATGCATGGCGCGGCCAACTCACAGACGGGGAAATGCAGGATGTCGTGGTCTACATTCGCATGCTGTCGGAACATGCACGATAG
- a CDS encoding isochorismatase family protein: MVPKISLTPHDALLITDIQNDFLPGGALEIRGCEEILPILENYIRRFHRRGHPIILTRDWHPADHCSFVSRGGVWPVHCVAGSPGSLPPASFPTPDSAVIIYKATDRNQEAYSAFQNTSLGRLLRDLSVRRLFVGGLATDYCVLNTVKDARTEGYDVCLLTDGIKAVNLVPDDGRRAEEAMISLGAVPVQVEMLQA, translated from the coding sequence ATGGTTCCCAAGATCTCCCTGACACCCCATGATGCGTTGCTCATCACAGACATCCAGAACGATTTCCTGCCGGGAGGTGCGCTCGAGATACGGGGCTGTGAGGAAATCCTTCCGATTTTAGAGAACTATATCCGCCGATTTCACCGACGCGGGCACCCCATCATTCTGACGCGTGATTGGCACCCGGCTGACCACTGTTCCTTCGTGTCTCGCGGAGGTGTGTGGCCTGTCCATTGTGTCGCCGGTTCTCCAGGGTCTTTGCCGCCCGCGTCCTTTCCAACTCCGGATTCGGCCGTCATCATTTACAAGGCCACCGATCGGAACCAAGAAGCCTACTCGGCATTCCAGAATACGAGCTTGGGTCGCCTGTTACGAGACTTGTCCGTGCGACGTCTGTTCGTCGGGGGATTGGCAACGGACTATTGTGTTCTGAACACGGTCAAGGACGCGCGAACGGAAGGATACGACGTCTGCTTGTTAACGGATGGCATCAAGGCAGTCAACCTTGTTCCTGATGACGGTCGGCGGGCCGAGGAAGCAATGATCAGTCTGGGGGCCGTGCCTGTTCAAGTGGAGATGCTTCAAGCATGA
- a CDS encoding universal stress protein: MGRDSNLFETILVPVDFSPCSEEAFRVACQMARLCGAEILVLHVIDTSALTAFNRLGLLAVPSDATAQRRRLRHHARLNVRQLLESNEADTVKVTRTILEGAPFVEITKVARTGNIDLVVIGSYGGRSGSVDKIFFGSTAEKVVRTAGCPVLTVPLPASTSQRKASR; this comes from the coding sequence ATGGGACGAGATTCGAATCTCTTTGAGACTATCTTGGTCCCGGTCGATTTCTCTCCCTGTTCAGAAGAGGCGTTTCGGGTAGCCTGTCAGATGGCGCGTCTCTGCGGGGCGGAAATCCTGGTCTTGCATGTGATTGATACCAGCGCCCTCACCGCATTCAATCGATTGGGTTTGCTTGCTGTCCCGTCCGATGCCACCGCACAGCGCCGCCGATTGCGCCACCATGCCCGCCTGAATGTACGGCAATTGTTGGAGTCGAATGAGGCGGACACGGTGAAGGTGACTCGTACGATCCTTGAAGGGGCACCGTTCGTCGAAATCACCAAAGTTGCGCGCACGGGGAACATTGATTTGGTTGTGATAGGGAGCTATGGAGGCCGGTCCGGCAGTGTGGATAAGATCTTCTTTGGAAGCACAGCCGAAAAAGTCGTTCGTACGGCGGGTTGTCCGGTCCTAACTGTCCCGCTTCCGGCTTCCACTTCCCAAAGAAAGGCGTCGCGTTGA
- a CDS encoding alpha/beta hydrolase, protein MTDRSTQAVQITEERLTLEGLLSAPPHAPGMVIFAHGSGSGRLSPRNTFVARRLQQDGVATLLLDLLTEEEADNRDKVFDIDLLADRLLLAKRWSETDPRTGHLKIGYFGASTGAGAALQAAAREPSNIKAVVSRGGRPDLAESYLPSVTVPTLLIVGGHDEPVIEMNQVAYDLLACEKRLIIVPGATHLFEEPGTLGQVAEHAGKWFQRYLQ, encoded by the coding sequence ATGACCGATCGCTCAACGCAAGCCGTACAGATTACAGAGGAACGGCTAACCCTGGAGGGCCTCCTCAGTGCTCCTCCTCATGCGCCCGGGATGGTGATCTTTGCGCATGGCAGCGGGAGCGGCCGGTTGAGCCCTCGCAACACCTTCGTTGCACGCCGTCTCCAGCAAGATGGAGTCGCCACTCTGCTCCTGGATTTGTTGACGGAAGAAGAAGCCGACAACCGAGACAAAGTATTCGACATCGATCTGCTGGCAGATCGTCTGCTACTGGCGAAAAGATGGTCGGAAACAGATCCCCGGACAGGGCACTTGAAGATTGGTTACTTCGGCGCCAGCACCGGCGCTGGGGCAGCTCTTCAAGCAGCTGCGAGAGAGCCATCGAACATCAAGGCCGTGGTCTCGCGAGGAGGGCGCCCGGACCTGGCAGAATCCTATCTGCCGTCGGTTACGGTCCCGACTCTGTTGATCGTCGGGGGTCACGATGAACCCGTTATTGAAATGAACCAAGTCGCCTATGACTTGCTGGCCTGTGAAAAACGGTTGATCATCGTCCCCGGTGCGACACACCTCTTTGAGGAGCCTGGGACGCTGGGCCAGGTTGCGGAACATGCCGGGAAGTGGTTTCAGCGGTATTTACAGTAA
- a CDS encoding pentapeptide repeat-containing protein translates to MTHRSIPTLSVSILLLIALAATGAKAAGSSGSQPASPAVPLCTSLYKKKVVPAKTLQTMVRSHERWAEYRGNANARRLELCQADLTRAALVEANLERAHLEGAVLRQANLSRVSLIQASLAGADFSKASLKDSNLSGADLRRARFTGANLSRAIGDEAALFDAVLTGATLRESAFERAQLEGADLTSADLTDANFIEAYFYGAILKGTTLVNADLTGADLRRTILTNADLSRANLQGALLDHAQVERAQLVEADLESAYLDETNLRNANLQEAILRGTDMRYVDLHGADLRHADLEGANLEEAVLVKAIANSAKLRMAILYHAVLDDVSFQGAQLNRAVLIGARGSRANFTNGDLREIYAPKSTFQHTHFNKADLNSANFVAADLRGSNFSHSNLTQSNLQEANLQDATFEGADLSGTRLDSADLHRANFKGAILLSVTGLTQTQLDRACVNEHTQLPPELSRPTPCTAIREEKRP, encoded by the coding sequence ATGACGCACCGCTCCATACCAACCCTCTCTGTGAGCATTCTCCTTCTCATCGCACTTGCCGCCACGGGGGCCAAGGCCGCCGGCTCCTCTGGTTCCCAGCCGGCTTCACCCGCTGTTCCTCTTTGCACAAGCCTCTACAAGAAAAAGGTCGTACCGGCCAAAACGTTGCAAACCATGGTCCGTTCACACGAACGTTGGGCAGAGTATCGTGGGAATGCGAATGCCAGGCGGCTTGAACTCTGCCAGGCCGATTTGACTCGTGCGGCACTCGTCGAAGCAAATCTTGAACGGGCACACCTTGAAGGGGCGGTCCTCCGGCAAGCAAACCTGTCTCGGGTCTCACTCATTCAAGCCAGTCTTGCTGGGGCTGACTTTTCAAAAGCCAGCTTAAAGGACAGTAACCTTTCGGGGGCCGATCTTCGGCGTGCCAGATTCACCGGTGCGAATCTCTCTCGTGCCATCGGTGACGAAGCCGCTCTGTTTGATGCTGTTCTCACCGGCGCCACGTTGCGGGAATCTGCGTTCGAGCGAGCTCAATTGGAAGGGGCCGATCTCACCTCGGCCGATTTGACAGACGCAAACTTCATCGAGGCGTACTTTTATGGAGCAATTTTGAAAGGCACCACCCTGGTGAATGCCGATCTGACAGGCGCCGACCTGCGTCGTACAATCCTGACCAATGCGGATCTCTCTCGTGCCAACCTTCAGGGCGCTCTGCTGGACCATGCACAAGTGGAGCGGGCTCAGCTGGTCGAAGCTGACTTGGAAAGCGCCTACCTGGATGAAACGAACTTGCGCAACGCCAACCTCCAGGAAGCCATTCTACGTGGCACAGACATGCGGTATGTCGACCTGCACGGTGCCGACCTTCGTCACGCCGACCTGGAGGGAGCCAACTTGGAAGAGGCCGTCCTGGTCAAGGCAATTGCCAATTCGGCGAAGCTCCGCATGGCCATTCTCTACCACGCCGTGCTCGACGACGTCAGTTTCCAGGGAGCCCAACTGAACCGTGCAGTCCTCATCGGAGCCAGGGGATCGCGTGCCAACTTCACAAACGGCGATTTGAGAGAAATCTACGCCCCAAAATCCACGTTCCAGCACACTCACTTCAACAAAGCCGATCTGAATTCGGCTAACTTCGTCGCCGCAGATCTTCGTGGATCGAATTTCAGCCACTCCAACTTGACCCAATCCAATCTTCAAGAAGCTAACCTCCAGGATGCCACCTTTGAAGGAGCAGACCTGAGCGGCACTCGGCTCGACTCAGCGGACCTGCACCGCGCAAACTTCAAGGGTGCCATACTCTTGTCGGTCACAGGCCTCACGCAGACACAACTCGATCGCGCCTGCGTCAACGAGCATACGCAATTGCCTCCTGAGCTCAGCCGACCCACTCCTTGCACGGCGATTCGGGAGGAGAAGCGTCCATGA
- a CDS encoding DUF2934 domain-containing protein, whose translation MGASVKSASKVKDKSSSASSVMEKPIELPDGMWDRISRKAHELWVQRGRQEGNALRDWLDAEEIVMEEIHEARE comes from the coding sequence ATGGGAGCCAGCGTCAAGTCAGCCAGTAAAGTGAAAGACAAATCTTCATCGGCCTCATCTGTAATGGAAAAACCCATCGAATTGCCGGATGGGATGTGGGATCGAATCTCGCGCAAAGCCCACGAACTGTGGGTTCAGCGAGGGCGTCAAGAAGGGAACGCACTCCGCGATTGGCTTGACGCGGAAGAAATCGTGATGGAAGAGATCCATGAAGCTCGGGAGTGA